In Rickettsiales bacterium, a single genomic region encodes these proteins:
- the uppS gene encoding polyprenyl diphosphate synthase, whose product MTNIITPKPQPPMPNPNHIAIIMDGNGRWAKQNSKSTKEGHRRGAERAKETIKLCLEKRISFLTLYAFSSENWSRPKDEVTDIIDLLRFYLSDDAEALIKKNIAIKFIGDISAFPNDVQIRAKNIEDKSSASPKLSVNIALNYGSKQEITNAVKALISGNIEASIEAIESNLYTAKIPDPDLLIRTGGEKRLSNFLLWQSAYTELYFCDVLWPDFNKEEFEKAIEDFSNRERRFGGR is encoded by the coding sequence ATGACAAATATAATAACCCCTAAACCTCAACCCCCAATGCCCAACCCAAACCACATCGCAATAATAATGGACGGCAATGGCAGGTGGGCAAAGCAAAATAGTAAATCCACCAAAGAAGGCCATCGGAGAGGTGCGGAAAGAGCCAAAGAGACAATAAAACTCTGCTTAGAGAAAAGGATTAGTTTTTTAACGCTTTATGCTTTTTCTTCTGAGAATTGGTCGCGTCCAAAAGATGAAGTTACTGACATCATTGATTTACTTAGGTTTTACCTCTCTGATGATGCGGAAGCTCTAATCAAAAAGAATATCGCAATTAAGTTTATTGGCGATATTTCAGCCTTCCCAAATGATGTTCAGATAAGGGCAAAAAATATTGAGGATAAATCTTCTGCGTCACCAAAATTATCGGTGAATATTGCTTTGAATTATGGTAGCAAACAAGAAATTACTAATGCTGTAAAAGCATTAATTTCAGGCAATATTGAGGCAAGCATTGAAGCAATTGAAAGTAACTTATATACTGCAAAAATTCCTGATCCAGACTTGTTAATTAGAACCGGTGGAGAAAAACGCCTTAGTAATTTTCTACTCTGGCAATCAGCTTATACTGAGCTATATTTTTGTGATGTTCTATGGCCTGATTTCAACAAAGAGGAATTTGAAAAAGCGATTGAAGATTTTTCAAACCGAGAGCGAAGATTCGGCGGTAGGTAA